A section of the Bradyrhizobium oligotrophicum S58 genome encodes:
- the wrbA gene encoding NAD(P)H:quinone oxidoreductase, with product MTKVLVLYYSAYGHIEAMANAVAEGAREAGATVDIKRVPELVPADVAKASYYKLDQAAPVAKIEELANYDAIIVGTGTRFGRMASQMANFLDQAGGLWAKGALHGKVGGAFTSTATQHGGQETTLFSIITNLLHFGMTIVGLNYGFAGQMKLDEVTGGSPYGATTITGGDGSRQPSENELAGARYQGRVIAETAKKLHG from the coding sequence ATGACCAAGGTTCTCGTTCTTTACTACTCCGCCTACGGCCACATCGAAGCGATGGCCAATGCGGTTGCCGAAGGCGCCCGTGAGGCCGGCGCCACCGTCGACATCAAGCGCGTGCCGGAGCTGGTGCCCGCTGATGTCGCCAAGGCCTCCTACTACAAGCTCGACCAGGCCGCGCCGGTCGCCAAGATCGAGGAGCTCGCGAACTACGACGCGATCATCGTCGGCACCGGCACCCGCTTCGGCCGCATGGCCTCGCAGATGGCCAACTTCCTCGACCAGGCCGGCGGCCTCTGGGCCAAGGGCGCGCTGCACGGCAAGGTCGGCGGCGCCTTCACCTCGACCGCGACCCAGCATGGCGGCCAGGAGACCACGCTGTTCTCGATCATCACCAACCTGCTGCATTTCGGCATGACCATCGTCGGCCTGAACTACGGCTTCGCCGGCCAGATGAAGCTCGACGAGGTGACCGGCGGCTCTCCTTACGGCGCCACGACCATCACTGGTGGCGACGGCAGCCGGCAGCCGAGCGAGAACGAGCTGGCGGGGGCGCGCTATCAGGGCCGCGTCATCGCCGAGACCGCAAAGAAGCTGCATGGCTGA
- a CDS encoding 4-hydroxyphenyl-beta-ketoacyl-CoA hydrolase — MPKLALPEIDNVVAIDIHTHAEEPCGMHADDGYDDFQAQMADYFKSPHKHPPTVPETAAYYRSKNIAAVIFPVDAERETGFRRYKNEEMLEIASEHLDVLIPFVSIDPHKGKLGVREARRLIEEYGVRGFKFHPTMQGFYANDRLAYPLYEAINDGGAIALFHTGQTGVGSGMPGGMGMRLKYSNPMYMDDVAADFPDLKIILAHPSFPWQEEALSVATHKPNVYIDLSGWSPKYFPPILVRYINSILQDKMLFGSDWPVITPDRWLADFAKLDIRDEIRPKVLKANARKLLGI, encoded by the coding sequence ATGCCCAAGCTCGCTCTGCCTGAGATCGACAACGTCGTCGCCATCGACATCCACACCCATGCCGAGGAGCCGTGCGGCATGCATGCCGACGACGGCTATGACGATTTCCAGGCGCAGATGGCCGACTACTTCAAGTCGCCGCACAAGCACCCGCCGACCGTGCCGGAGACCGCGGCCTATTATCGCTCCAAGAACATTGCGGCCGTGATCTTCCCGGTCGACGCCGAGCGCGAGACCGGCTTCCGCCGCTACAAGAACGAAGAGATGCTCGAGATCGCTTCCGAGCATCTCGATGTATTGATCCCTTTTGTCAGCATCGATCCACACAAGGGCAAGCTCGGCGTCCGGGAGGCGCGCAGGCTGATCGAGGAGTATGGCGTCCGCGGCTTCAAGTTCCACCCGACCATGCAGGGCTTCTACGCCAATGATCGACTGGCCTATCCGCTGTACGAGGCGATCAATGACGGCGGCGCGATTGCGCTGTTCCACACCGGTCAGACCGGCGTCGGCTCGGGCATGCCGGGCGGCATGGGGATGCGGCTGAAATATTCCAACCCGATGTACATGGACGACGTCGCGGCCGACTTCCCCGACCTCAAGATCATCCTCGCCCACCCCTCCTTCCCCTGGCAGGAGGAGGCGCTGTCGGTCGCGACCCACAAGCCGAACGTCTACATCGACCTCTCCGGCTGGTCGCCGAAATACTTCCCGCCGATCCTGGTGCGCTACATCAACTCGATCCTGCAGGACAAGATGCTGTTCGGCTCGGACTGGCCTGTGATCACGCCGGATCGCTGGCTCGCCGACTTCGCCAAGCTCGACATCCGCGACGAGATCCGCCCGAAGGTCCTGAAAGCCAACGCGCGCAAGCTGCTCGGGATCTGA
- a CDS encoding tetratricopeptide repeat protein yields MAKRSSWAILLAAVVISIPHLAYAQGEPRAAAKPKLPEAPSKLPKVGADKTKGLDFLFGALKAAPDDISAKHVEARIWAIWLQTPSDTVALLMSRSKAAMDAKQNEVALKLLDSVIKLRPDYVEAWNRRATLYYLQNDYGRSLADIQQVLLREPRHFGALAGLGMIMQDLGEEKRALDAFRKALDVNPHLEKVPELVKTLTEKVEGRDI; encoded by the coding sequence ATGGCAAAGCGATCTTCCTGGGCGATTCTGCTCGCCGCCGTCGTCATTTCCATACCGCACCTTGCGTACGCGCAGGGTGAACCGCGTGCGGCCGCCAAGCCGAAGCTGCCCGAGGCGCCTTCGAAGCTGCCCAAGGTTGGCGCCGACAAGACCAAGGGCCTCGATTTCCTGTTTGGGGCTCTCAAGGCTGCCCCCGACGACATCAGCGCCAAGCATGTGGAGGCGCGGATCTGGGCGATCTGGCTGCAGACCCCCAGCGACACCGTCGCGCTCCTGATGTCGCGCTCGAAGGCCGCGATGGATGCGAAGCAGAACGAGGTCGCGCTCAAGCTGCTCGATTCGGTCATCAAGCTCCGGCCCGATTACGTCGAAGCCTGGAACCGTCGCGCCACCCTCTATTACCTCCAGAACGATTACGGGCGCTCGCTCGCCGACATCCAGCAGGTCCTGCTGCGGGAGCCGCGGCACTTCGGCGCGCTGGCGGGTCTCGGCATGATCATGCAGGACCTGGGCGAGGAGAAGCGGGCGCTGGATGCGTTCCGCAAGGCGCTCGACGTCAATCCGCATCTGGAAAAGGTGCCGGAGCTGGTCAAGACGCTGACCGAGAAGGTCGAGGGCCGCGACATCTGA
- a CDS encoding LysR family transcriptional regulator produces MARLPDFEAMAIFAKVVELRSFAGAAQELSLSKASVSKAVSRLEERLGTRLFNRTSRRLALTDAGQRLSERATQLLVDGEAAETEALAQSLTPRGLVRFAVPMTFGVKKIAPLLPAFLEQYPEVSIDLHMSDATVDLIGEGFDLALRIARLPDSSLVARRLCAMPRYTVAAPSYLERHGRPTHPMHLAEHKCFGYAYLSTAGVWHYTNAAGEQASVRPAGQLRVNNGEALLPAVLAGLGIADLPDFIVADAIASGEVEVVLKGWSQPEGAMHLVMPPGGPRPARVEVLTEFLVKELAKGKKGRSN; encoded by the coding sequence ATGGCGCGACTTCCGGACTTCGAGGCGATGGCGATCTTCGCCAAGGTGGTCGAGCTGCGCTCCTTCGCCGGCGCGGCCCAGGAGCTGAGCCTGTCCAAGGCGTCCGTCTCCAAGGCGGTGAGCCGACTGGAGGAGCGGCTGGGGACGCGACTGTTCAACCGCACCTCGCGCCGTCTGGCGCTGACCGACGCCGGCCAGCGCCTGTCGGAGCGCGCGACACAGTTGCTGGTCGATGGCGAGGCGGCGGAGACCGAGGCGCTGGCGCAGTCGCTGACACCGCGCGGACTGGTGCGCTTCGCCGTACCGATGACGTTCGGGGTCAAGAAGATCGCGCCGCTGCTGCCGGCCTTCCTGGAGCAGTATCCCGAGGTCTCGATCGACCTGCACATGAGCGATGCGACCGTCGATCTCATCGGCGAGGGTTTTGATCTCGCGCTGCGCATCGCGCGGCTGCCGGACTCATCGCTGGTTGCGCGCCGGCTCTGCGCGATGCCGCGCTACACGGTGGCGGCGCCGTCCTATCTGGAGCGCCATGGGCGGCCGACGCATCCGATGCATCTGGCCGAGCATAAATGCTTCGGCTACGCTTATCTCTCGACTGCCGGCGTCTGGCACTACACCAACGCGGCCGGCGAGCAGGCGAGCGTGCGCCCCGCGGGGCAGCTGCGCGTCAACAATGGCGAGGCGCTGCTCCCGGCGGTGCTCGCAGGGCTCGGCATCGCCGACCTGCCGGACTTCATTGTCGCCGACGCGATCGCGTCAGGCGAGGTCGAAGTTGTGCTGAAGGGCTGGAGCCAGCCCGAAGGCGCGATGCATCTGGTGATGCCGCCTGGTGGCCCGCGGCCCGCGCGGGTCGAGGTGCTGACAGAGTTTCTGGTCAAGGAACTGGCGAAAGGGAAAAAGGGGCGGTCGAACTAA
- a CDS encoding D-amino-acid transaminase, with protein sequence MDPIAYVNGAFVPLSEAKVSVLDRGFLFADGIYEVAAVLDGKLVDSAPHLARLERSVGEIGLALPESLARIEELQKELVARNHLDQGMVYLQVTRGADTSRDFPFPKGDVKPTLVMFVTAKNIVDAPSAKSGIAVITVPDIRWERRDIKSVALLAQVLAKQAAAAAGAAEAWMVEDGHVTEGGSSSAFILTKDDVIVTRPNSNAILPGCTRKAVVKLAEERQLKVEERLFTVDEALAAKEAFITSASSFVQPVVSIDGKTIGDGKPGPVATRLREIYVDFARTTAV encoded by the coding sequence TTGGACCCCATTGCTTACGTCAACGGCGCCTTCGTGCCCCTGTCCGAGGCCAAGGTCTCGGTGCTCGATCGCGGCTTCCTGTTCGCCGACGGCATCTATGAGGTCGCAGCGGTGCTCGACGGCAAGCTGGTCGACAGCGCCCCGCATCTCGCACGCCTGGAGCGTTCGGTCGGCGAGATCGGGCTGGCCCTGCCGGAGAGCCTGGCGCGCATCGAGGAGCTGCAAAAGGAGCTGGTCGCGCGCAACCATCTCGACCAGGGCATGGTCTATCTGCAGGTCACGCGCGGCGCCGACACGAGCCGTGACTTTCCGTTTCCGAAGGGAGACGTCAAGCCGACGCTGGTGATGTTCGTCACGGCCAAGAACATCGTCGATGCGCCTTCGGCGAAGAGCGGGATCGCTGTGATCACGGTGCCCGACATCCGCTGGGAACGGCGCGACATCAAGAGCGTCGCGCTGCTGGCGCAGGTCCTGGCCAAGCAGGCGGCTGCGGCGGCCGGTGCCGCCGAGGCCTGGATGGTCGAGGATGGCCACGTCACCGAGGGCGGCTCGTCATCGGCGTTCATCCTGACCAAGGACGACGTCATCGTCACCAGGCCGAACTCGAACGCCATCCTGCCGGGCTGCACCCGCAAGGCGGTGGTGAAGCTCGCCGAGGAGCGCCAGCTCAAGGTCGAGGAGCGGCTGTTCACGGTGGACGAAGCGTTGGCCGCCAAGGAAGCCTTCATCACCAGCGCGAGCTCGTTCGTGCAGCCGGTGGTGTCGATCGACGGCAAGACGATTGGCGACGGCAAGCCGGGGCCGGTCGCGACGCGCTTGCGCGAGATCTATGTCGATTTTGCGCGCACCACCGCAGTGTGA
- a CDS encoding YbaK/EbsC family protein: MSLESVRAFFAEKAPDIDVLVSSQSSATVALAAEAFGVEPARIAKTLSLRVGERVILIVAAGNARMDNKKVKALFGGKPKMLGLDEVADITGHEVGGVCPFGLKAPLPVYCDVSLKAFDIVVPAAGSTHSAVKITPDRMAELTSAEWVDVCEIAK; encoded by the coding sequence ATGAGCCTTGAATCCGTACGCGCCTTCTTCGCCGAAAAAGCTCCCGACATCGACGTCCTCGTCTCCAGCCAGAGCTCCGCGACCGTGGCGCTCGCGGCGGAAGCCTTTGGCGTGGAGCCAGCGCGGATCGCCAAGACGCTCTCGCTGCGCGTCGGCGAGCGCGTGATCCTGATCGTCGCGGCCGGCAACGCCCGCATGGACAACAAGAAGGTCAAGGCGCTGTTCGGCGGCAAGCCCAAGATGTTAGGGCTCGACGAGGTCGCCGACATCACCGGACACGAGGTCGGCGGCGTCTGCCCGTTCGGGCTGAAAGCACCGCTCCCGGTCTATTGCGACGTCTCGCTGAAAGCCTTCGACATCGTCGTGCCCGCCGCAGGCTCGACCCACAGCGCGGTCAAGATCACGCCGGACCGGATGGCCGAGCTAACATCCGCGGAATGGGTCGACGTCTGCGAGATCGCGAAGTAG
- a CDS encoding Bug family tripartite tricarboxylate transporter substrate binding protein produces MDRRGFLRTAAALPLMQSLLPGLAAAEDVYPSRNITMIVPFPAGGQADLAARPVAAALERILGKPVIVDNRAGGGGGSVGNAQAARATPDGYTLLMTLSSLAVLPEADRLFERTVAYEVSQFAPIARVLADPTLLAVPASAPWRTLKDFIDDARRRPGEIPYGSSGPYGTLHVAMEMFASSAGIRLLHVPFRGAGPALTSLLGGTVQAMAGAPGTLKPQVEDGRLRVLANWGAERIPSFPGVPTFIELGYRDVEMYIWAGLFGQRELPAPVMTRLRGAMAQAAASPEVVKTFSAVGSAVAYQDAPEFAKFMDRDSARLIAAVKRIGRVE; encoded by the coding sequence ATGGACCGCCGTGGGTTCCTGCGGACCGCCGCCGCGTTGCCGCTGATGCAGAGCCTGCTGCCGGGTCTCGCCGCCGCGGAGGATGTCTACCCCAGCCGCAACATCACGATGATCGTGCCGTTCCCCGCCGGCGGCCAGGCCGATCTCGCGGCACGGCCGGTCGCCGCTGCGCTGGAGCGAATTCTCGGCAAGCCCGTCATCGTCGACAACCGCGCGGGCGGTGGCGGCGGCTCGGTCGGCAACGCGCAGGCGGCGCGTGCGACGCCCGACGGCTATACGTTGCTGATGACGCTGTCGTCGCTGGCCGTGCTGCCGGAGGCCGACCGGCTGTTCGAGCGCACGGTCGCCTACGAAGTGTCGCAGTTCGCGCCGATCGCGCGGGTGCTGGCGGATCCGACCTTGCTCGCCGTGCCGGCGTCCGCGCCGTGGCGGACGCTGAAGGATTTCATCGACGACGCGCGCAGGCGTCCGGGCGAGATCCCGTATGGCTCGTCGGGGCCGTATGGGACGCTCCACGTCGCCATGGAGATGTTTGCATCGAGCGCGGGGATCAGGCTGCTTCATGTCCCTTTTCGCGGGGCCGGCCCGGCGCTGACTTCGTTGCTCGGCGGCACCGTGCAAGCGATGGCCGGCGCGCCCGGCACGCTGAAGCCCCAGGTCGAGGATGGCAGACTGCGCGTGCTCGCCAATTGGGGAGCGGAACGCATCCCGAGCTTCCCCGGGGTGCCGACCTTCATCGAACTCGGCTACCGGGACGTCGAGATGTATATCTGGGCAGGGCTGTTCGGGCAGCGCGAATTGCCGGCACCGGTCATGACACGATTGCGCGGGGCGATGGCGCAGGCGGCAGCAAGCCCGGAGGTCGTGAAGACATTCTCAGCCGTCGGCAGCGCCGTCGCCTATCAGGATGCGCCGGAATTCGCCAAGTTCATGGATCGCGACAGCGCGAGACTGATTGCGGCGGTGAAGCGTATCGGCCGGGTGGAGTAG
- the cycA gene encoding cytochrome c-550 CycA has product MKKLTLTALVVIASSSLASAVLAQDAAAGKTSFNKCLPCHAIGEGAKNKVGPELNGLDGRKSGSAPDYNYSEANKNSGITWNEAVFKEYIKDPKAKIPGTKMTFAGIKNETEINNLWAYVSSFDKDGKQKQ; this is encoded by the coding sequence ATGAAGAAACTGACTTTGACTGCGCTCGTCGTGATCGCCTCGTCGTCGCTGGCCTCGGCCGTGCTGGCGCAGGATGCCGCCGCAGGCAAGACCTCCTTCAACAAGTGCCTGCCCTGCCATGCGATCGGCGAAGGTGCGAAGAACAAGGTCGGCCCGGAACTCAACGGCCTGGATGGCCGCAAGTCGGGCAGCGCGCCGGACTACAACTATTCGGAAGCCAACAAGAATTCGGGCATCACCTGGAACGAGGCGGTGTTCAAGGAATACATCAAGGATCCGAAGGCCAAGATCCCCGGCACCAAGATGACCTTCGCCGGCATCAAGAACGAGACCGAGATCAACAATCTCTGGGCCTATGTGTCGTCGTTCGACAAGGACGGCAAGCAGAAGCAGTAA
- a CDS encoding haloacid dehalogenase type II, translating into MPFKAVVFDAYGTLYDVQSVAAVTEQAFPGHGDIITQLWRIKQLEYTWLRSLMQRYEDFAVVTHDSLVYTLRVLGLRTDAATLDRIIAKYLDLDPYPDARAALAAMKDRRLAILSNGSPAMLDGLAKASGFDTLLDAVISVDARKIFKPSPQAYALIEETLGLAPSEVLFVSSNPWDVCGAKAFGLNVAWIERVSPEAMAAACLETDLVAPLTLFKALRTQMDELGFAPDYRIAALSELPEIVTTHEP; encoded by the coding sequence GTGCCCTTCAAAGCCGTGGTCTTCGATGCGTATGGCACTTTGTACGACGTCCAATCCGTCGCAGCCGTCACCGAGCAGGCCTTCCCGGGCCACGGTGACATCATCACGCAACTCTGGCGCATCAAACAGCTCGAATACACCTGGCTGCGCTCGCTGATGCAGCGCTACGAGGACTTTGCCGTCGTCACCCATGACTCCCTGGTCTACACGCTGCGCGTTCTCGGACTGCGAACGGATGCGGCCACGCTCGACCGCATCATCGCCAAATATCTCGATCTCGATCCCTACCCCGACGCGCGGGCCGCGCTCGCCGCAATGAAGGATCGTCGACTCGCGATCCTTTCCAATGGCAGCCCTGCGATGCTCGACGGCCTGGCCAAAGCCAGCGGCTTCGACACGCTGCTCGACGCAGTCATCAGCGTCGATGCCCGAAAGATCTTCAAGCCAAGCCCACAAGCGTACGCGTTGATCGAGGAGACGCTCGGACTTGCGCCGAGCGAAGTCCTGTTCGTCTCCTCAAATCCTTGGGACGTCTGCGGCGCAAAGGCATTCGGCCTCAACGTCGCCTGGATCGAGCGCGTCAGCCCTGAGGCGATGGCCGCGGCCTGCCTCGAGACCGACCTCGTGGCGCCGCTCACTTTGTTCAAGGCGCTCCGCACGCAGATGGACGAGTTGGGTTTTGCGCCCGATTATCGTATTGCTGCGCTGTCCGAATTGCCTGAGATCGTCACCACGCATGAGCCTTGA
- a CDS encoding pirin family protein, with protein MIELKPFAALGGADHGWLKAKHHFSFASYYDPNNMSHGALRVWNDDEIAPNTGFPAHPHQNMEIITYVREGAITHQDSLGNKGRTEAGDVQVMSAGSGIRHSEYNLEPTTTRIFQIWIEPTTDGGQPTWGAKPFPKSDRSGKLVTLASGFADDGDALPIRAKARVLGTTLKAGETAEYSADKARHIYLVPAAGSIEVNGIRVNARDGAAIRDEATLKITALEDSELVLVDAA; from the coding sequence ATGATCGAGTTGAAGCCCTTTGCGGCGCTGGGCGGCGCCGACCACGGCTGGTTGAAGGCCAAGCATCATTTCTCGTTCGCGAGCTACTACGACCCGAACAACATGAGCCACGGCGCACTGCGGGTCTGGAACGACGACGAGATCGCGCCGAACACCGGTTTTCCGGCGCATCCGCACCAGAACATGGAAATCATCACCTATGTCCGTGAGGGTGCAATCACGCATCAGGACAGCCTCGGCAACAAGGGCCGCACCGAGGCCGGCGACGTCCAGGTGATGAGCGCCGGCAGCGGCATCCGCCACTCCGAGTACAATCTCGAGCCGACCACGACGCGGATCTTCCAGATCTGGATCGAGCCGACCACTGATGGCGGCCAGCCGACCTGGGGTGCCAAGCCGTTCCCGAAGTCCGACCGCTCCGGCAAGCTGGTGACGCTGGCCAGCGGCTTTGCCGACGACGGCGACGCCCTGCCGATCCGCGCCAAGGCGCGCGTGCTCGGCACCACGCTGAAGGCCGGCGAGACCGCCGAATACAGTGCCGACAAGGCCCGGCATATCTATCTCGTGCCGGCGGCCGGCAGCATCGAAGTCAACGGCATCCGCGTCAACGCCCGTGACGGCGCCGCCATCCGCGACGAGGCCACGCTCAAGATCACCGCGCTCGAGGATTCCGAGTTGGTGCTGGTCGACGCCGCCTAA
- a CDS encoding FAD-linked oxidase C-terminal domain-containing protein encodes MAIMMPEADQAVLARRDGIVAALRAIVPGEGVIDSAAEMLPYESDGLMAYRQPPMVVVLPETTAQVSHVLKYCHEQGIKVVPRGSGTSLSGGALPLADGVLLGLGKFKRIRDIDFDNRVVVTEPGVTNLAISQAVAHAGFYYAPDPSSQIACSIGGNVAENSGGVHCLKYGMTTNNVLGCEFVLMTGEVLRIGGKCTENAGYDLMGLITGSEGLLGVVTEVTVRILQKPETARALMVGFAEVEAAGECVARIIGAGIIPGGMEMMDKPAIHAAEAFVHAGYPLDVEALLIIELDGPGVEVDELIGRVETIANGCGSTTCRISTSEAERNLFWAGRKAAFPAVGRISPDYLCMDGTIPRGALPKALARIRELSEKYQLGCANVFHAGDGNLHPLILYDANKPGEMERAEAFGADILRCCVELGGVLTGEHGVGIEKRDLMPEMFTEIDLNQQQRVKCAFDSQGLLNPGKVFPTLHRCAELGRMHVHAGKLAFPDLPRF; translated from the coding sequence ATGGCGATCATGATGCCGGAGGCTGATCAGGCGGTGCTGGCGCGCCGCGACGGAATCGTTGCTGCACTGCGTGCGATCGTGCCGGGCGAGGGCGTCATCGACAGCGCCGCCGAGATGCTGCCTTACGAGTCCGACGGGCTGATGGCCTACCGGCAGCCGCCAATGGTCGTGGTGCTGCCGGAGACGACCGCGCAGGTCTCGCATGTCCTGAAATACTGCCATGAACAAGGCATCAAGGTGGTCCCGCGCGGCTCCGGAACGTCGCTGTCCGGCGGCGCGCTGCCGCTCGCCGACGGCGTGCTGCTCGGGCTCGGCAAGTTCAAGCGCATCCGCGACATCGACTTCGACAACCGCGTCGTCGTCACCGAGCCCGGCGTCACCAATCTCGCCATCAGCCAGGCGGTCGCGCATGCCGGCTTCTACTATGCGCCGGACCCGTCGTCGCAGATCGCCTGCTCGATCGGCGGCAACGTCGCGGAGAATTCCGGCGGCGTGCACTGCCTGAAATACGGCATGACCACCAACAACGTGCTCGGCTGCGAGTTCGTGCTGATGACTGGCGAGGTCTTGCGCATCGGAGGCAAGTGCACCGAGAACGCCGGCTACGACCTGATGGGGCTGATCACCGGATCGGAAGGGCTGCTCGGCGTGGTCACCGAGGTGACGGTGCGCATCCTGCAGAAGCCGGAGACGGCGCGCGCGCTGATGGTCGGCTTCGCCGAGGTCGAGGCGGCCGGCGAATGCGTCGCCCGCATCATCGGCGCCGGCATCATCCCCGGCGGCATGGAGATGATGGACAAGCCGGCGATCCACGCCGCCGAGGCCTTCGTCCATGCCGGCTATCCGCTCGACGTCGAGGCGCTGCTGATCATCGAGCTCGATGGCCCCGGCGTCGAGGTCGACGAGCTGATCGGCCGGGTCGAGACCATTGCAAACGGCTGCGGCTCGACCACCTGCCGCATCTCGACCTCCGAGGCCGAGCGCAATCTGTTCTGGGCCGGCCGCAAGGCGGCTTTCCCGGCGGTCGGCCGCATCTCGCCGGACTACCTCTGCATGGACGGCACCATCCCGCGCGGCGCGCTGCCGAAGGCGCTGGCGCGCATCCGCGAGCTGTCGGAAAAATACCAGCTCGGCTGCGCCAACGTCTTCCACGCCGGCGACGGCAATCTGCATCCGCTGATCCTGTACGACGCCAACAAGCCGGGCGAGATGGAGCGGGCGGAAGCCTTCGGCGCCGACATCCTGCGCTGCTGTGTCGAGCTCGGCGGCGTCCTGACCGGCGAGCACGGCGTGGGCATCGAGAAGCGCGATTTGATGCCCGAGATGTTCACCGAGATCGACCTCAACCAGCAGCAGCGGGTGAAGTGCGCCTTCGACAGCCAGGGGCTTCTCAATCCCGGCAAGGTCTTCCCGACCCTGCATCGCTGCGCCGAGCTCGGCCGCATGCACGTCCACGCCGGCAAGCTGGCGTTTCCCGATCTGCCGAGATTCTGA
- the ykgO gene encoding type B 50S ribosomal protein L36: MKVRNSLKSLRGRHRANRLVRRKGRVYVINKVQRRFKARQG; encoded by the coding sequence ATGAAGGTCCGTAACTCGCTGAAGTCGCTGCGTGGCCGCCATCGCGCCAACCGTCTGGTTCGCCGCAAGGGCCGTGTCTACGTGATCAACAAGGTCCAGCGCCGCTTCAAGGCGCGCCAGGGCTGA
- a CDS encoding alpha/beta fold hydrolase → MISMFLVGALAVLALLTRAGVAVVERRYPAQGQAIDVDGATINLVDIGPRDGEKPPLLLIHGASSNLEAMRRPLGELLAQRHRVLLVDRPGHGWSPRTRPEDSTPAAQARMLDEALARLGIGQVVLVVHSWSGALGLRMALDFPDRVAGLVMLAPVAYPWRGGVGQYNAAVATPVIGPLLAHTITLPLGLALMAPGVRGVFAPQEMPDDFVERTATPLLLRPSEFLANARDLVTLKQAVIEQAPRYGEIKVPVTIVAGEADRTVYTDIHSRPLAQVVLQTRLIVLPELGHMVQNAVPELVASEVERMVAAIAPAETLQPSP, encoded by the coding sequence ATGATTTCAATGTTCTTGGTGGGCGCATTGGCCGTCCTCGCGCTGCTGACCCGAGCCGGTGTCGCGGTGGTCGAGCGCCGCTATCCGGCGCAAGGGCAGGCCATCGACGTCGATGGAGCGACTATCAATCTTGTGGATATCGGCCCGCGCGATGGCGAAAAGCCGCCGCTTCTGCTGATTCACGGCGCGAGCTCGAACCTGGAGGCGATGCGCCGGCCGCTCGGCGAGTTGCTGGCGCAACGCCACCGGGTGCTGCTGGTGGACCGCCCCGGCCACGGCTGGAGCCCGCGGACGCGGCCTGAGGATTCCACCCCCGCCGCGCAGGCACGCATGCTGGACGAGGCGCTGGCCCGGCTCGGCATCGGCCAGGTCGTCCTGGTGGTGCATTCCTGGAGCGGCGCGCTGGGCCTGCGGATGGCGCTCGACTTTCCCGATCGGGTGGCCGGCCTCGTCATGCTGGCGCCGGTCGCCTATCCCTGGCGCGGCGGCGTCGGGCAATACAACGCGGCCGTGGCGACGCCCGTCATCGGGCCGCTTCTGGCCCATACGATCACGCTTCCGCTCGGCCTGGCGCTGATGGCACCGGGGGTGCGCGGCGTGTTCGCGCCGCAAGAGATGCCCGACGACTTCGTCGAGCGGACGGCGACGCCGCTGCTGCTGCGTCCCAGCGAATTCCTGGCCAATGCGCGCGACCTGGTCACCCTGAAGCAGGCGGTGATCGAGCAGGCGCCGCGCTACGGCGAGATCAAGGTGCCGGTCACGATCGTGGCCGGCGAGGCCGACCGGACGGTCTACACCGACATTCATTCCCGCCCGCTCGCGCAGGTTGTGCTGCAGACCCGCCTGATCGTGCTGCCGGAACTCGGGCACATGGTGCAGAACGCGGTGCCGGAGCTGGTCGCCAGCGAGGTCGAGCGCATGGTCGCCGCGATCGCGCCGGCCGAAACGCTGCAGCCCTCGCCATGA
- a CDS encoding 3-keto-disaccharide hydrolase — protein sequence MRYMSGVLAAGLIVAGAAFSLGAASADDGWVTLVDATTKADFTEVGKANWEMKDGALSADKLDGKDLSYLVTKTSYKDFQIKAEFWVDDAANSGIFIRCDQSDKIDSNICYEVNIFDKRPDPKYGTGAIVDVAKVEPMPKAGGKWNTYEITAKGTRLTVILNGEKTADVDDSKHAAGPIALQYGSGVVKFRKVQIKPL from the coding sequence ATGCGTTATATGTCGGGTGTGCTTGCGGCCGGACTGATCGTTGCCGGCGCGGCGTTCAGCCTCGGGGCGGCATCGGCCGATGATGGCTGGGTTACTCTGGTCGACGCCACGACCAAGGCCGACTTCACCGAGGTCGGCAAGGCGAATTGGGAGATGAAAGACGGCGCGCTGTCGGCCGACAAGCTCGACGGCAAGGACCTGTCCTATCTGGTCACCAAGACCAGCTACAAGGATTTCCAGATCAAGGCCGAGTTCTGGGTCGACGACGCCGCCAACAGCGGCATCTTCATCCGCTGCGACCAGTCCGACAAGATCGACTCGAACATCTGCTACGAGGTCAACATCTTCGACAAGCGGCCCGATCCGAAATACGGTACCGGCGCGATCGTCGACGTCGCCAAGGTCGAGCCGATGCCGAAGGCCGGCGGCAAGTGGAACACCTATGAGATCACCGCCAAGGGCACGCGGCTGACGGTAATCCTCAACGGCGAGAAGACGGCCGATGTCGACGACAGCAAGCACGCGGCCGGCCCGATCGCCCTGCAATACGGCTCGGGCGTGGTGAAGTTCAGGAAGGTGCAGATCAAACCGCTGTAG